Within Candidatus Omnitrophota bacterium, the genomic segment ATTGTGGATGACATAGTCGCGACCGCCGGCTCACTGCAAGAAGCTGTAAACGCTTTAAGGAAAAAAGGGGCCAGGCAGATATACGCCGCTATAACCCACCCCTTATTGTGCGGTCCGGCGATTGAAAGGCTTAAGAACACGGACATAAAGGAGCTTGTTGTGACCGACACCATACCTCTGCCCGATGAAAAGAAACTGCCTAATATAAAAGTGCTTTCCACGGCTCCGCTTCTGGCGGACGCTATCCGCAGGATACATAATGAAGAATCCATAAGCATATTATTTAAAAGCCCGTCAGGAAAAAAGAAAAAATCCGCTAATGCTTCGGACAATGATGAATACTTTAAGCTGGGCTAAAGAAAGGGAGAAATTCTAAATGGAAAAAATCATACTAAAGGTAAACACGAGAGAGGCCCTGGGCAAAGAAGCCGGCAGAAGGCTAAGAAAAGAAGGCCTTATTCCGGCTGTTGTGTATAAAAAGGCCAAACAGTCAATGCCCATAACGGTCGGTATAAAAGATTTGGTTCCGATACTGCGCACCTCCGCCGGAGAAAACGTTATTATAACCCTGGAGGTTTTATCCGATGCCGGCTCAAAGAAACCTGCCGCGGAAAAGACGGTAATTATCAAGGAGATACAATACCACCCCGTCAAAGGGGACATACTCCATTGCGATTTTCAGGAAATATCTCTTACGGAAAAAATCAAGGTAAACATTCCCATTGAAGCCAGAGGAGAGTCCGGCGGCGTCAGGTCGGACGGCGGCATATTTGATTTCCCGATAAAGGAATTAAATATAGAGTGTCTTCCCACGGATATACCGGAAAAGATATTTGTTGATGTCCATGAGATGAAAATAGGCGATGCCGTTAGGGTCAAAGATTTAAAATTACCGGCGGCAATTACGGTATTAAGCGATCCGGAGCAGACAGTGGTATCTGTGGTGCCGCCTGAAGCCGAGAAGCCCGCAGAGGAAGAGCCGGAAGCCGCGGCGGAAAAGGCCGAACCCGAAGTAATTAAACAGAAAAAGCCCGAACCTTCAGCTGAAGCGGAACAAAAGAAGTAGGGCGTCGGATATAAGGTCTTATGAAGTTGATAGCAGGATTAGGCAATCCCGGTTCACGGTATGCGGGAACCCGGCATAACGCGGGTTTTCTTTTAGCCGAGTTACTATCGGAAAAATACAAGGCTGTATTTAAAAAAAAACTGTTTTTCAATGCCAGGCAATGCGCTTTTAACATATCAGACACGGCGGTTATTCTTGTTGAGCCGCTTTCTTTCATGAACCTTTCCGGAGGAGTTGTCCGCAGGTATGCCGGCAGGCTTGGTATTGATCCCGGAGACATACTGGTTGTCTATGATGATATAGACATTCCGCTCGGTTCTTTTAAGATCAGGCTGAAGGGCTCGGCGGGTGGCCATAACGGTATGGAATCCGTCATGCAATGTATGGGAACTGATGAGATAGCCAGGTTGAGAATAGGCATAAACTCCGGGTTTAAACCCGGCGATTTGTCGGAATACGTATTATCTGTTTTTGAAAAAAATGAACTGACGCGCCTGCGGCAGGGCCTGGATGGCGCTATATCGGAATGTGAGAGATGGGTTATAGGTAAAATTTGAATGAAAAAACAGGAGGAGAAGTTGAAGACATATGAAATATTGTTTCTTATAAGGCCTGATATGGGAAAAGAAGAGCTTAACAGTCAGTATAAAGATATTGAAAATATAATAAGCAAGCATTCCGGAAAGATTGACAGCGTTCAGGATCTGGGCAAAAGGCAGCTTGCTTATGAAATCAAAAAGCACAAGGAAGGCGTGTATTATCTGATGAATGTCAGCATGGAGCCTTCGTGCCTTAAGGAATTTGAAAGTGAACTTAAATTAAGCGAGCCAATTTTAAGATTTGCAATTACAAGGCTTGATGCCACCAAGGCCGCGCCCGCTAAAGCAACCATTTAATAAGGGAGCCCATATGGCCAATTTTAATAAAGTATTGTTTATGGGTAATTTGACTCGTGACCCGGAATTGAGATATTTGCCTAACGGAACAGCGGTGGCGACTTTCAGTGTGGCATCCAACAGGGTCTATAAATTGCCTACCGGAGAAAAGAAAGAGGAAGCCACTTTTATCCGCGTGGTTGTATGGTCTAAGAGGGCAGAAATATGCGCTGAATATCTTGCGAAAGGCTCTTCTGTATTTGTTGAGGGACGCCTTCAATCAAGGACATGGCAGGGCCAGGACGGACAAAAGCGCAGCACAATAGAGATAATTGCCGATAATGTGCAATTCATTGGCAAGCCAAAAAAAGATATACAAGCAGGCCATGCCGCCGCCCGGCAGGGTTCCCAAGAGCCCTTGGATTCGCCGCCTGATGTGGATATAAGCGCGGACGAAAAATCCCCCGGTACAGGTGAAGACGATATTCCATTTTAGCAGGGTTTATTTTTATTTGGCAGTCAGTTTATGTAATTTTTATAAATAATAAGGGCAGGTTGTTTGTATCTCAAACGCGTTATAAAAAGGAGAAAAATATGCCAGCAAGGACATCATCCAGAACAACGAGGCCAGGCAAGGGCAGGAGGACCGGCAAGACCGGCGCTTTCCGTAGATTTCCGCGCGGCTGCCGGCTCTGCAAAGAAAAAATCGCCCGCGTGGACTATAAAGATACCGCGCTTCTTAGCAAGTTTGTCACCGAGCAAGGTAAGATAATCACGGGCCGCATATCCGGTAATTGCGCATCCCATCAGA encodes:
- a CDS encoding 50S ribosomal protein L25 translates to MEKIILKVNTREALGKEAGRRLRKEGLIPAVVYKKAKQSMPITVGIKDLVPILRTSAGENVIITLEVLSDAGSKKPAAEKTVIIKEIQYHPVKGDILHCDFQEISLTEKIKVNIPIEARGESGGVRSDGGIFDFPIKELNIECLPTDIPEKIFVDVHEMKIGDAVRVKDLKLPAAITVLSDPEQTVVSVVPPEAEKPAEEEPEAAAEKAEPEVIKQKKPEPSAEAEQKK
- the pth gene encoding aminoacyl-tRNA hydrolase, with product MKLIAGLGNPGSRYAGTRHNAGFLLAELLSEKYKAVFKKKLFFNARQCAFNISDTAVILVEPLSFMNLSGGVVRRYAGRLGIDPGDILVVYDDIDIPLGSFKIRLKGSAGGHNGMESVMQCMGTDEIARLRIGINSGFKPGDLSEYVLSVFEKNELTRLRQGLDGAISECERWVIGKI
- the rpsF gene encoding 30S ribosomal protein S6; the protein is MKTYEILFLIRPDMGKEELNSQYKDIENIISKHSGKIDSVQDLGKRQLAYEIKKHKEGVYYLMNVSMEPSCLKEFESELKLSEPILRFAITRLDATKAAPAKATI
- a CDS encoding single-stranded DNA-binding protein produces the protein MANFNKVLFMGNLTRDPELRYLPNGTAVATFSVASNRVYKLPTGEKKEEATFIRVVVWSKRAEICAEYLAKGSSVFVEGRLQSRTWQGQDGQKRSTIEIIADNVQFIGKPKKDIQAGHAAARQGSQEPLDSPPDVDISADEKSPGTGEDDIPF
- the rpsR gene encoding 30S ribosomal protein S18, with amino-acid sequence MPARTSSRTTRPGKGRRTGKTGAFRRFPRGCRLCKEKIARVDYKDTALLSKFVTEQGKIITGRISGNCASHQRQIARAIRQARVMALMPFIGE